A section of the Pseudomonadota bacterium genome encodes:
- a CDS encoding adenosylcobalamin-dependent ribonucleoside-diphosphate reductase, whose amino-acid sequence MKISRYYTRAGRDPYADIAFEPRRSEIRNPDGSTVFKMENVMVPSSWSQVATDILAQKYFRKAGVPQADGSTGSETDSRQVFDRMAGCWRAWGERHRYFDSADDAQAFQDELCYMLAQQIAAPNSPQWFNTGLHHAYGITGVPQGHFYVDAETGELQKSRNAYERPQPHACFILSVKDDLVNEGGIMDLWTREARIFKYGSGVGTNFSRIRGENERLSGGGRSSGLMSFLKVGDRSAGAIKSGGTTRRAAKMVCLDVDHPDIEAFVNWKVVEEQKVASLVAGSQSNNKHLNAVMQACHTHESDDDRFDPRRNVRLRQAVAEAKRALVPLNYIQRVIQLAQQGWTSIEFPVMDAGYESEAYVTVAGQNSNNSIRASNAFLDAVETNGTWELTSRLDGKVVKQLPARALWDDICYAAWASADPGVQYDTTINEWHTCPADGRINASNPCSEYMFLDDTACNLASINLTRFYNTETGAFDFDGYRHAIRLWTVVLEISVLMAQFPSREIALRSYQFRTLGLGYANLGALLMQMAMPYDSDRGRAVAGALTAVLGGESYATSAEMARELGTFPSYSPNRDAMLRVIRNHRRAAYNTPSEQYEGLSIPPVGLDPTHSDEAFVKAARTAWDRALQLGETHGFRNAQVTVLAPTGTIGLIMDCDTTGVEPDFALVKFKKLAGGGYFKIINQSLPAALRRLGYNPEEIEIVVAYCLGRKTLEGAPHINHDTLREKGFTEMELGRVEEALQNAFEIQFAFNKFTLGEAFCKDVLGATDEQLNDWSFSLLEHLGFTREQISSVNEYVCGTMTVEGAPHLKPEHYAVFDCANKCGKKGKRYISSEGHIRMMASAQPFLSGAISKTINLPSDAPIEDIAKAYMLSWKLGLKANALYRDGSKLSQPLNAALDDAAAAILDAAIDDSLSDAPTPVVQTAQKLVYRYLARRRTLPTRRRGYTQKAHVGGHKVYVRTGEYADGSLGEIFIDMHREGAA is encoded by the coding sequence ATGAAGATCAGTCGCTACTACACCCGGGCCGGCCGCGATCCCTACGCAGACATCGCGTTCGAGCCCCGTCGCAGCGAGATCCGCAATCCGGATGGCTCGACGGTGTTCAAGATGGAGAACGTGATGGTTCCGTCTTCATGGTCGCAGGTCGCTACTGACATCCTGGCCCAGAAGTACTTCCGCAAGGCAGGGGTTCCCCAGGCAGACGGCTCCACCGGTTCCGAGACCGACAGCCGTCAGGTGTTCGATCGCATGGCCGGCTGCTGGCGCGCGTGGGGTGAGCGGCATCGCTACTTCGACAGCGCCGACGACGCGCAGGCCTTCCAGGACGAGCTGTGTTATATGCTGGCCCAGCAGATCGCCGCGCCGAACAGCCCGCAGTGGTTCAACACGGGGCTTCATCACGCCTACGGCATCACGGGGGTTCCGCAGGGCCACTTCTATGTCGACGCCGAGACCGGTGAGCTCCAGAAGAGCCGCAACGCGTACGAGCGTCCCCAGCCCCACGCCTGCTTCATCCTCTCGGTGAAGGACGATCTGGTCAATGAGGGCGGCATCATGGACCTCTGGACCCGAGAGGCGCGCATCTTCAAATACGGGTCCGGCGTGGGCACCAACTTCTCTCGCATCCGGGGCGAGAACGAGCGCCTCAGCGGGGGCGGTCGCTCGAGCGGCCTCATGAGCTTCCTCAAGGTCGGTGACCGCAGCGCCGGTGCCATCAAGTCTGGCGGAACCACGCGTCGCGCCGCCAAGATGGTGTGCCTCGACGTCGACCATCCGGACATCGAGGCCTTCGTCAACTGGAAGGTCGTCGAGGAGCAGAAGGTGGCCAGCCTCGTGGCCGGGTCGCAGTCGAACAACAAGCATCTCAACGCCGTCATGCAGGCCTGCCACACCCATGAGTCTGACGATGACCGCTTCGATCCCCGCCGCAACGTGCGCCTTCGCCAGGCCGTGGCCGAAGCCAAGCGGGCGCTGGTTCCCCTGAACTACATCCAGCGCGTGATCCAGCTCGCCCAGCAGGGATGGACCAGCATCGAGTTCCCCGTCATGGACGCGGGATACGAGAGCGAGGCCTACGTGACGGTGGCGGGCCAGAACTCCAACAACTCCATCCGCGCGTCGAACGCCTTCCTCGACGCGGTGGAGACCAACGGCACGTGGGAGCTCACCTCGCGTCTCGACGGCAAGGTGGTCAAGCAGCTGCCCGCCCGCGCCCTCTGGGATGACATCTGCTACGCCGCCTGGGCCAGTGCCGATCCGGGGGTGCAGTACGACACCACCATCAACGAGTGGCACACCTGCCCCGCCGACGGTCGCATCAACGCGAGCAACCCGTGCTCCGAGTACATGTTCCTCGACGACACGGCATGCAACCTCGCGTCCATCAACCTCACCCGTTTCTACAACACCGAGACTGGCGCGTTCGATTTCGACGGCTATCGCCACGCCATCCGCCTCTGGACCGTCGTGCTCGAGATCAGCGTTCTCATGGCCCAGTTCCCCAGCCGCGAGATCGCCCTGCGCAGCTACCAGTTCCGCACGCTCGGCCTGGGCTACGCCAACCTCGGCGCCCTGCTCATGCAGATGGCCATGCCCTACGACAGCGATCGGGGTCGCGCCGTGGCTGGCGCCCTCACCGCGGTGCTCGGCGGCGAGTCGTACGCGACCTCGGCCGAGATGGCGCGCGAGCTGGGCACCTTCCCCAGCTACAGCCCGAACAGAGACGCGATGCTGCGAGTCATTCGCAACCATCGCCGTGCGGCCTACAACACGCCGTCCGAGCAGTACGAGGGCCTGAGCATCCCGCCGGTGGGTCTCGATCCGACGCACAGCGACGAGGCGTTCGTCAAGGCGGCCCGCACCGCGTGGGATCGCGCCCTGCAGCTGGGGGAGACCCACGGCTTCCGCAATGCCCAGGTCACCGTTCTGGCCCCCACCGGCACCATCGGTCTCATCATGGACTGCGACACCACGGGGGTCGAGCCTGACTTTGCCCTGGTGAAGTTCAAGAAGCTGGCGGGCGGCGGATACTTCAAGATCATCAACCAGTCACTGCCGGCCGCGCTGCGCCGCCTCGGCTACAACCCGGAGGAGATCGAGATCGTGGTGGCCTACTGCCTGGGTCGCAAGACCCTCGAGGGCGCCCCGCACATCAACCACGACACCTTGCGCGAGAAGGGATTCACCGAGATGGAGCTCGGACGGGTCGAAGAGGCGCTGCAGAACGCCTTCGAGATCCAGTTCGCGTTCAACAAGTTCACCCTCGGCGAAGCGTTCTGCAAGGACGTGCTGGGCGCCACCGACGAGCAGCTCAACGACTGGAGCTTCTCGCTCCTCGAGCACCTCGGCTTCACCCGGGAGCAGATCTCCTCGGTGAACGAGTACGTGTGCGGCACCATGACCGTCGAGGGAGCGCCTCACCTCAAGCCCGAGCACTACGCGGTGTTCGACTGCGCCAACAAGTGCGGCAAGAAGGGCAAGCGCTACATCTCGTCCGAGGGCCACATCCGCATGATGGCGTCGGCGCAGCCGTTCCTGAGCGGCGCCATCAGCAAGACCATCAACCTTCCATCAGACGCGCCCATCGAAGACATCGCGAAGGCGTACATGCTGTCTTGGAAGCTCGGGCTGAAGGCCAACGCACTCTACCGCGACGGGTCCAAGCTGAGCCAGCCGCTCAACGCGGCGCTCGACGACGCGGCGGCCGCCATCCTCGATGCGGCCATCGATGACTCGCTGTCCGACGCGCCGACACCGGTGGTGCAGACCGCCCAGAAGCTGGTCTATCGCTATCTCGCTCGTCGGCGCACCCTTCCCACCCGCCGTCGCGGCTACACGCAGAAGGCGCACGTCGGCGGTCACAAGGTGTACGTGCGCACGGGTGAGTACGCCGATGGCAGCCTGGGCGAGATCTTCATCGACATGCATCGCGAGGGTGCAGCCTT
- the nadA gene encoding quinolinate synthase NadA, whose amino-acid sequence MTTSPPPSLDPFVEIERLKRDRRAVIMAHYYQDPDIQDIADLIGDSLQLAQAATQTEAEVIVLAGVHFMAETAKILNPSKTVLVPDLAAGCSLADSCPPDRFKAFIDSHPGHLVVTYVNTSAATKALTDICVTSSNAERIIRQLPPEQPILFGPDQHLGRYIMKTTGREMTLWPGSCIVHEAFSEKAILGLRARHPEALVIAHPECEETILQHADHIGSTSGLLSFVQRSDARAFIVATEEGIIHQMRKHAPDKTYIPAPTHTGCACSQCPFMRLNTLEKIAACLRDLQPQVNVPEEVRVRAERPIRRMLEMS is encoded by the coding sequence ATGACCACGTCTCCCCCCCCGTCCCTCGATCCGTTCGTCGAGATCGAGCGCCTCAAGCGTGATCGCCGCGCCGTCATCATGGCGCACTACTATCAAGACCCCGACATCCAGGACATCGCTGATCTCATCGGTGACAGCCTGCAGCTGGCGCAAGCCGCCACCCAGACAGAAGCCGAGGTGATCGTGCTGGCGGGCGTGCACTTCATGGCCGAGACCGCGAAGATCCTCAATCCCTCGAAGACGGTGCTCGTTCCCGATCTGGCGGCCGGCTGCTCCCTCGCAGACAGCTGCCCTCCCGACCGGTTCAAGGCGTTCATCGACAGCCATCCCGGCCACCTGGTGGTCACCTACGTCAACACCAGCGCAGCGACGAAAGCCCTCACCGACATCTGCGTCACGTCGTCGAACGCCGAGAGGATCATCCGTCAGCTCCCGCCGGAGCAGCCCATCCTCTTCGGGCCGGATCAGCATCTGGGCCGCTACATCATGAAGACCACGGGCCGCGAGATGACCTTGTGGCCGGGCAGCTGCATCGTGCACGAGGCGTTCAGCGAGAAGGCGATTCTCGGGCTGCGGGCCCGTCATCCCGAAGCGCTCGTCATCGCCCATCCGGAGTGCGAGGAGACGATTCTGCAGCACGCCGACCACATCGGGTCGACATCCGGGCTGCTCTCGTTCGTGCAGCGCTCCGACGCCCGCGCCTTCATCGTGGCCACCGAGGAAGGCATCATCCACCAGATGCGCAAGCACGCTCCGGACAAGACCTACATCCCCGCGCCGACCCACACGGGGTGCGCATGCAGCCAGTGCCCCTTCATGCGCCTCAACACCCTCGAGAAGATCGCGGCCTGCCTGCGCGATCTGCAGCCCCAGGTGAACGTGCCGGAAGAGGTCCGCGTGCGCGCGGAACGCCCCATCCGGCGGATGCTGGAGATGAGCTGA
- a CDS encoding FAD-dependent oxidoreductase yields METVDILVVGSGIAGCSAALAAARGGASVAMITRETEPAETNTMYAQGGIIYRGDSDSPALLADDISVAGAGFTSPSAAALLAVEGPRLVRELLVEQLHVPFDRVDGHLHLTAEAAHSVARIVHHKDMTGRAIQVSLLAAVRAEPRIRMLTRHTAVDLLTLSQSGWVTPLLAGEVILSTGGLGRLFLHTTNPAGSRGDGIAMAARAGVRLINLQFVQFHPTALYHHSGRFLLSEALRGEGARLIDSRGREFMREMHPDGSLAPRDVVARGIHQMMLDTGERCAFLDISHKDPAWVREHFPSIYETCAGLGFDLTREPIPVVPAAHYSCGGVAVDSEGRSSMRRLRAVGEVSCTGVHGANRLASTSLLEGLVWGTRAGEAAARGVRAEGTPYLPPIAPWRHEHEPVDPALILQDWLTIQQTMWNYVGLARSGKRLRRAQKILNELHIEIEDFYRQGEMTDALVGLRNGLLAARAVLEAAIEARWSVGCHYRDDAPADVEASTAPEPQGR; encoded by the coding sequence ATCGAGACCGTCGACATCCTCGTCGTCGGCAGCGGCATCGCAGGCTGCTCCGCCGCCCTGGCTGCGGCCCGCGGCGGGGCCAGCGTGGCCATGATCACCCGCGAGACCGAACCCGCCGAGACCAACACCATGTACGCCCAGGGGGGCATCATCTATCGCGGCGACAGCGATTCGCCCGCCCTGCTGGCCGATGACATCTCCGTCGCCGGCGCGGGCTTCACCTCGCCCTCCGCCGCCGCGCTCCTGGCCGTGGAAGGGCCGCGCCTGGTGCGCGAGCTGCTGGTGGAGCAGCTGCACGTGCCGTTCGATCGCGTCGATGGCCATCTCCATCTCACCGCGGAGGCGGCGCACTCGGTGGCCCGCATCGTGCACCACAAGGACATGACCGGGCGCGCCATCCAGGTCTCGCTGCTCGCGGCGGTACGCGCAGAGCCGCGCATCCGGATGCTCACGCGGCACACGGCGGTCGATCTGCTCACCCTCTCACAGAGCGGGTGGGTCACGCCCCTCCTGGCGGGCGAGGTGATCCTCTCGACCGGAGGTTTGGGGCGGCTCTTCCTGCACACCACCAACCCCGCCGGATCGAGAGGCGACGGAATCGCCATGGCCGCGCGGGCCGGCGTCCGCCTCATCAACCTGCAGTTCGTGCAGTTCCATCCGACGGCGCTCTACCATCACAGCGGTCGCTTCCTCCTCTCGGAAGCGCTCCGCGGAGAGGGGGCGCGTCTCATCGACAGCCGCGGGCGCGAGTTCATGCGCGAGATGCATCCGGACGGCTCGCTGGCGCCTCGTGACGTGGTGGCGCGCGGCATCCATCAGATGATGCTCGACACGGGGGAGCGCTGCGCGTTCCTCGACATCTCGCACAAGGACCCCGCATGGGTGCGAGAGCACTTCCCCAGCATCTACGAGACCTGTGCCGGCCTGGGCTTCGATCTGACCCGCGAGCCCATACCCGTTGTCCCCGCGGCGCACTACTCATGCGGCGGCGTGGCCGTCGACAGCGAGGGGCGATCGAGCATGCGACGCCTGCGCGCCGTGGGCGAGGTCTCGTGCACGGGCGTTCACGGCGCAAACCGCCTTGCCAGCACCTCCCTGCTCGAGGGCCTGGTCTGGGGCACCCGCGCCGGAGAGGCCGCGGCCCGCGGTGTGCGCGCGGAGGGCACGCCCTACCTCCCCCCCATCGCACCCTGGCGTCACGAGCACGAGCCCGTCGACCCCGCGCTCATCCTCCAGGACTGGCTCACCATCCAGCAGACCATGTGGAACTACGTGGGGCTGGCCCGCTCTGGCAAGCGCCTTCGACGGGCGCAGAAGATCCTCAATGAGCTGCACATCGAGATCGAGGACTTCTACCGCCAGGGCGAGATGACCGACGCACTCGTGGGGCTGCGAAACGGCCTCCTGGCGGCCCGCGCGGTTCTCGAGGCCGCCATCGAGGCGCGCTGGAGCGTGGGGTGCCACTATCGCGACGACGCACCGGCCGACGTCGAAGCCTCGACCGCTCCTGAACCGCAAGGTCGCTGA